One genomic segment of Drosophila melanogaster chromosome 3L includes these proteins:
- the CG7083 gene encoding uncharacterized protein has product MLDLEIVPEISLGCDAWEFVLGMHFSQAIAIIQSQVGIIKGVQVLYSDTTPLGVDIIINLPQDGVRLIFDPVSQRLKTIEVFNMKLVKLRYFGVYFNSPEVLPSIEQIEHSFGATHPGVYDAAKQLFALHFRGLSFYFPVDSKLHSGYAHGLSSLVFLNGASPVVSKMSLYAGSNVLENRVPSLPLSCYHRQMYLESATVLRTAFGHTKGLKLKLFTEGSGRALEPRRQCFTRELLFGDSCEDVATSLGAPNRIFFKSEDKMKIHSSSVNRQAQSKRSDIFFNYFTLGIDVLFDARTQTCKKFILHTNYPGHFNFNMYHRCEFQFLLQADHPSMSDSGHDLVTPTKQEHVNITAYTKWDAISSALATSERPVVLHRASSTNTANPFGSTFCYGYQDLIFEVMPNSHIASVTLYNTAPPRQPAHSWQQHKMQDIRLTVA; this is encoded by the coding sequence ATGCTAGATCTGGAGATCGTGCCGGAGATTTCCCTGGGCTGCGATGCCTGGGAATTTGTGCTGGGCATGCACTTCTCGCAGGCTATCGCCATCATCCAGTCGCAGGTGGGCATCATCAAGGGAGTCCAGGTGCTGTACTCGGATACCACTCCCCTGGGCGTGGACATCATTATCAACCTGCCACAGGATGGCGTTCGCTTGATCTTTGATCCCGTCAGTCAGCGTTTGAAGACCATCGAGGTTTTCAACATGAAACTGGTGAAGCTGCGGTATTTCGGCGTATACTTCAATTCCCCGGAGGTGCTGCCGAGTATCGAGCAAATCGAGCACTCCTTTGGAGCCACACATCCTGGGGTTTACGATGCAGCCAAACAATTGTTTGCTCTACACTTTCGCGGGCTGAGTTTCTACTTTCCGGTGGACAGCAAGCTGCACTCGGGCTACGCCCATGGACTGAGTTCTCTGGTTTTCCTGAATGGCGCCTCACCCGTCGTGTCCAAGATGTCTCTCTACGCAGGCAGCAATGTGTTGGAGAACAGGGTACCATCTCTTCCCTTGTCCTGCTATCACCGCCAGATGTATTTGGAATCGGCCACTGTTCTCCGAACCGCCTTTGGTCACACGAAGGGTCTGAAGCTGAAGCTCTTTACTGAGGGTTCAGGAAGGGCTTTGGAGCCACGCCGTCAGTGCTTTACGCGAGAGCTGCTCTTCGGCGATAGCTGCGAGGATGTGGCCACCAGTCTTGGAGCACCCAATCGTATATTCTTCAAGAGCGAGGACAAAATGAAGATACACAGCTCGAGTGTCAATCGACAAGCACAGAGCAAGCGAAGCGATATTTTCTTTAACTACTTTACACTTGGCATCGATGTGCTCTTTGATGCACGGACGCAGACCTGCAAGAAATTCATTCTGCACACCAACTACCCCGGTCACTTCAACTTTAATATGTACCATCGCTGCGAGTTCCAGTTCCTGCTGCAGGCGGATCACCCTTCGATGAGTGATAGTGGTCACGATTTGGTGACGCCGACTAAGCAGGAACATGTGAACATAACCGCCTACACCAAATGGGACGCGATCAGCAGCGCATTGGCCACCTCAGAGCGGCCAGTGGTGCTGCATCGCGCCAGCTCGACGAACACAGCGAATCCGTTCGGCTCCACCTTTTGCTATGGCTACCAAGACCTGATTTTCGAGGTGATGCCCAATAGCCACATCGCCTCGGTAACGCTCTACAATACTGCGCCTCCCAGGCAGCCAGCGCATTCCTGGCAGCAGCACAAAATGCAAGACATTCGCCTCACAGTGGCCTAA
- the Cpr66Cb gene encoding cuticular protein 66Cb, with protein MAFKYLIFASALCLSLAYPLEHQYYEESHGYEHLAHHEPEPIHEYGHHQIERISLGEEHGHLEHAEPHYETHESHGHDEHVDYYAPPKYAFKYGVNDFHTGDVKSQHETRDGDTVKGQYSLVEPDGSIRTVDYTADKHNGFNAVVHKTAPVHHHEELHEHHY; from the exons TATCTGATCTTCGCCTCGGCTCTGTGCCTGAGCCTCGCCTATCCGTTGGAGCACCAGTACTACGAGGAGAGCCATGGATATGAGCACCTGGCCCATCACGAACCGGAGCCCATCCATGAGTATGGCCACCATCAAATCGAACGCATCTCACTGGGCGAGGAGCACGGTCACCTCGAACACGCTGAGCCCCACTACGAGACCCACGAGTCTCACGGACATGATGAACATGTGGATTACTAT GCTCCTCCCAAATATGCTTTCAAGTACGGCGTGAATGACTTCCACACCGGAGATGTGAAGTCGCAGCACGAGACCCGCGATGGTGACACCGTCAAGGGACAGTACTCCCTGGTGGAGCCCGATGGTTCCATCCGCACCGTGGACTACACCGCCGACAAGCACAATGGATTCAACGCCGTGGTCCACAAGACCGCTCCAGTGCATCATCATGAGGAGCTGCACGAACACCACTACTAA
- the Pex2 gene encoding peroxin 2, whose protein sequence is MEKNKYVPRVNQIDAIYLNKDIARLIRDNLLENLQAISPVLFIKIQPELDLIIQSAIWFGSVGKRCSTFGQQLLVLAYDAEKLTVSRLVLHFILTVLPGYVKSWEERRLTRRVEWFSEAIMWVENSALILNILNYFRFLKTGRKPTLVDYLLGLDYISLRNNQRRDIGYKYLTRELLWGGFMEILGLVLPIINFRKLQRVLKSWTFSGRRLEDRDGPAFLAPQMTLSTTCTFCGERPTLPHHMGCGHIYCYYCLNANVLTDASFCCPNCGSACPESGIQSV, encoded by the exons atggagaaaaacaaatatgtacCACGTGTAAATCAG ATAGATGCCATCTATTTGAACAAGGACATTGCCCGCCTGATACGCGATAATCTGCTGGAGAACTTGCAAGCCATCTCA CCCGTTTTGTTCATCAAAATCCAACCGGAGCTCGACTTGATCATTCAATCCGCAATTTGGTTTGGTTCCGTCGGCAAGCGGTGCtccacttttggccaacagctACTGGTTCTGGCTTACGATGCCGAAAAGCTGACCGTTTCCAGGCTGGTGCTCCATTTCATCCTGACCGTCTTGCCGGGCTACGTGAAGAGCTGGGAGGAGCGACGCTTAACAAGGCGCGTAGAATGGTTTAGCGAGGCGATTATGTGGGTGGAGAACAGTGCCCTGATACTGAACATCCTCAATTACTTTCGGTTCCTGAAGACAGGACGAAAACCCACTTTGGTGGACTACTTATTGGGATTGGACTACATTAGTCTGCGGAACAATCAAAGGAGAGACATTGGCTACAAGTACCTAACGAGGGAGCTGCTGTGGGGAGGATTTATG GAAATCCTCGGACTGGTGTTGCCCATCATCAATTTCCGTAAGCTACAAAGAGTGCTAAAATCATGGACATTTTCCGGACGACGGTTAGAGGATAGAGATGGTCCGGCTTTCCTGGCGCCGCAGATGACACTAAGCACCACCTGCACATTCTGTGGAGAGCGACCCACATTGCCCCACCACATGGGCTGTGGTCATATTTATTGCTATTACTGCCTTAATGCAAATGTTTTAACGGATGCCAGTTTCTGCTGCCCCAACTGCGGTTCTGCGTGTCCTGAGTCGGGAATCCAAAGTGTCTGA
- the CG7182 gene encoding uncharacterized protein, isoform B — MWPRFGIKIGNSTLCIAHVRADGKAEVIANKQGDRVSQACLLWDGASEIECGLTAKQKMANRPRQAVAHSFQLLQPKEELTEEKLSSALREIPCDFDKEELVFRMEHTVPSDREDQDDRVVTKDLSAYQVTVELLRAELELAHQYHTDGEQAPIAVLSIPSYYPASAYKLLADAAQTAGFHVAQIITEPTAAVLGYSIGEEQTEQRRHVLTIKCGGLYSDIAFYSVQNGLFVQLATFGPFPIGGRQFTEALVQFICEEFRRKYKLDPHESRRSVAKIRTAAANCKHILTTMPSTQLYIDSLMDGVDYNAQMSRARFESLIQPVINNLIQQLGECVEQAQKEHPGLSKIDDIVLLGATMQIPKLQAAVGARFPDAKLHNSHSADEVVAIGCARQAVCLIDPLEQQLHKEEDCVVAEDDLFIWHGNDESNAKLVLGRGSVLPAKIRISLPQSEEGKGDDVSKAAASFKLRTGESEILARLPDSTIPEDGLYQLEVEVDVDDKDGNVVPLVRLRCM; from the coding sequence ATGTGGCCGCGATTTGGCATTAAGATTGGCAACAGCACGCTTTGCATCGCCCATGTGCGCGCGGATGGCAAGGCGGAGGTGATCGCCAACAAACAGGGCGACCGAGTGTCCCAAGCGTGCCTTCTCTGGGACGGAGCCTCGGAGATCGAATGTGGCCTCACGGCCAAGCAGAAGATGGCCAACCGTCCGCGCCAGGCGGTGGCGCACAGCTTTCAGTTGCTTCAGCCCAAGGAAGAGCTCACGGAGGAGAAACTGTCCAGTGCGCTGCGTGAAATACCCTGCGACTTTGACAAGGAGGAGCTGGTGTTCCGGATGGAGCACACTGTACCCTCCGACAGGGAGGACCAAGACGATAGAGTTGTGACCAAGGACCTCAGCGCCTATCAGGTGACGGTGGAGCTGCTGCGCGCTGAGCTGGAGCTGGCCCATCAATATCACACGGACGGGGAGCAGGCGCCCATTGCCGTGCTATCCATACCCAGCTACTATCCCGCCTCGGCCTACAAACTGCTAGCAGATGCCGCTCAAACCGCTGGCTTCCATGTGGCCCAGATTATAACCGAACCCACGGCCGCCGTTCTAGGCTATAGCATCGGCGAGGAGCAGACGGAACAGCGCCGCCATGTGCTGACAATCAAATGCGGTGGCTTATATAGCGACATCGCATTCTACTCCGTCCAAAATGGCCTGTTCGTTCAGCTGGCCACTTTCGGACCCTTCCCCATCGGTGGCCGGCAATTCACCGAGGCCTTGGTGCAGTTTATTTGCGAGGAGTTCCGTCGCAAGTACAAGCTAGATCCGCATGAGTCTCGCCGCTCAGTGGCCAAAATACGCACTGCCGCCGCCAATTGCAAACACATCCTGACCACGATGCCTTCCACGCAACTTTATATCGACTCCCTGATGGACGGCGTTGATTACAATGCCCAGATGTCGCGTGCTCGCTTCGAGAGCCTCATACAGCCAGTGATCAATAACCTCATCCAGCAGCTAGGCGAGTGTGTGGAGCAGGCGCAAAAGGAGCATCCCGGGTTGAGTAAAATAGATGACATCGTTCTACTAGGCGCCACAATGCAAATCCCCAAGCTTCAGGCGGCAGTGGGAGCCCGCTTCCCGGATGCCAAGCTCCACAACAGCCATTCGGCGGACGAGGTTGTGGCCATCGGCTGCGCGCGCCAAGCTGTGTGCCTGATTGACCCCCTCGAACAGCAGCTTCACAAGGAGGAGGATTGCGTGGTGGCTGAGGATGACCTCTTCATTTGGCACGGTAATGACGAATCCAACGCCAAATTGGTCCTGGGCAGGGGGAGCGTTCTGCCTGCCAAAATACGGATATCACTGCCCCAATCAGAGGAGGGAAAGGGTGACGACGTAAGCAAAGCAGCTGCTTCGTTTAAGCTGCGCACCGGGGAGAGCGAGATCCTGGCCCGTCTGCCCGACAGCACGATACCGGAGGATGGGCTTTACCAGCTAGAGGTTGAGGTAGATGTGGACGATAAGGACGGCAACGTGGTGCCGCTGGTGCGACTGCGCTGCATGTGA
- the Prim1 gene encoding DNA primase subunit 1 produces MPEQVTDQENQAPQQQTTAVHAYNPEVLQDMLPVYYRRLFPHLPFYRWLSYGSSEDAIFSNREISFTLQDDIYIRYLCFDTQAELEKEICSRNPIKIDIGPVMHSKPKNHRSIPGGLTPVQRELVFDIDMTDYDEVRTCCSGAGVCLKCWKFMVLAARVLDVALREDFGFEHIIWIFSGRRGIHCWVCDYQARHLDGRGRYAVAEYLNIITYASFAGGNSPRCSMGDRPHHSLKRALKIVEPMFEEIVLEDQNLFGTPKGVTKLLNMVHDDAARGELESYMQKNLEDGAHSRLVWESFIKYANSMRTSTTSAWSRKLKNIVAEIQLGLLYPRLDINVTRGFNHLLKAPFCIHPATGKVCVPFSVSAVAKFDPTTVPTITQLLHEINAFDDKSKSYMEAPEDKSRIKDHKKTSMFKGVVVFEEFLRKLERSQKSASLQF; encoded by the exons ATGCCCGAACAAGTCACAGATCAGGAGAACCAGGCTCCACAGCAGCAGACTACTGCTGTGCATGCCTACAATCCCGAAGTCCTGCAGGATATGTTGCCCGTGTATTACAGGCGCCTCTTTCCCCACCTGCCCTTCTACCGTTGGCTATCGTATGGATCAT CCGAGGATGCTATCTTTTCCAATCGTGAAATTTCCTTTACACTGCAGGACGATATCTACATACGTTACCTCTGCTTTGATACCCAAGCTGAATTGGAAAAGGAGATCTGCTCGAGGAATCCTATTAAGATTGACATAGGACCAGTAATGCATTCCAAACCCAAAAACCATCGTTCAATTCCTGGCGGCTTAACGCCCGTACAACGTGAACTCGTTTTTGATATAGATATGACGGATTACGACGAGGTGCGTACCTGTTGCTCTGGAGCAGGGGTATGCCTGAAATGCTGGAAGTTTATGGTGCTGGCTGCCAGGGTTTTGGATGTCGCTTTGCGCGAGGATTTCGGTTTCGAGCACATAATCTGGATTTTCTCAGGTAGACGAGGTATCCATTGCTGGGTTTGCGACTACCAAGCCCGTCACTTGGACGGACGTGGTCGCTATGCTGTGGCGGAATACCTTAACATTATTACCTATGCCAGTTTCGCGGGCGGCAATTCACCCAGATGTTCAATGGGAGACCGACCGCATCATAGCCTAAAGAGAGCCTTAAAGATAGTGGAGCCCATGTTCGAGGAGATTGTACTAGAGGATCAGAATCTTTTTGGAACTCCCAAGGGAGTTACCAAACTTCTTAACATGGTCCACGATGACGCTGCGCGTGGCGAACTAGAATCTTATATGCAAAAGAATTTGGAGGATGGAGCACACTCGCGACTCGTTTGGGAGAGCTTCATTAAGTACGCCAACTCTATGAGAACATCCACGACAAGTGCCTGGAGTCGCAAGCTGAAGAACATTGTAGCCGAAATCCAGCTTGGACTGCTCTATCCTCGTTTGGACATCAATGTCACTAGGGGATTCAATCATTTGCTAAAGGCACCGTTTTGCATTCATCCAGCCACTGGAAAAGTGTGCGTTCCGTTTAGTGTGAGTGCTGTGGCCAAGTTTGATCCCACCACAGTGCCGACGATCACCCAGTTGCTTCACGAGATCAACGCTTTCGATGATAAGAGCAAGAGCTACATGGAGGCGCCGGAGGATAAGAGCCGCATCAAGGATCACAAGAAGACTAGCATGTTCAAGGGTGTCGTGGTTTTCGAGGAGTTCCTGCGAAAACTGGAGCGCAGCCAGAAATCTGCCAGCTTGCAGTTTTGA